The DNA region CGATCGGCTTCCTCCCAGCTGCCGTTATCCGCATAGtgtttttttccctctttttttttcctgtatttcctttttatccctttatttccctgttcgtttttctttcctattttttgcttgtaataaggctctgtcTTCTCTTTGATCTGCCCGTTACTACTTTGGTCCAAACCTTtaggttgtggatgtgaataaTATTCTGACTATCGAGTCAAGGAAGAAGAGTTTCGGCTTAGGGGTtctttgctctcaaggccgaggaataagcactacctatgcattagaagGTGTTTGTTTGGTGCAGATTTGTTTTTTAACCTGATGAATAGTTATGGGTTAGCGAATGATTTATAATGGTTGATTGGTGTGTTGTTGACGTATGtaactttaaataaataaaaggctCTTTCAAAGTGTTGCTTTGGCTCTTTGACATTATTCCTTTGGCTATCTCCATTCTTTTacctaaaattacaaaatcTATATTTAAATCAATTCTTCACTCAAATCAGTGACTTAGAATATTGagtaaatatttatttatctgtgagaatatatataaattaaaaaatggaattCGAATTTTAAATANNNNNNNNNNNNNNNNNNNNNNNNNNNNNNNNNNNNNNNNNNNNNNNNNNNNNNNNNNNNNNNNNNNNNNNNNNNNNNNNNNNNNNNNNNNNNNNNNNNNaaataaaatataaaaaatataaaaaattgggCTTGAGGTCAAGACGACCTCAACTCACAACACAAGATtgatttatattaattattctCTGCCCATACTTTATTCCAATACCACACTTAAATAGAGTTTACAACGTACACTCACTTAGAATTTGATTAGGACTTGTAGCCCCATTAGGATTAGGACTTATAGTCCATCTTGGACTTCGACTCTTACATAAATAGGATTAAGACTTATAGTCTCACTTCTACAAGGACTGTGACTCTTACACAAAGATAAAGACCAACACAATACTGCCCCCAGTAATCTGAGAGAGGTAGGCAGAGATAGAAAAACTAATACTAGCTTGTTTTGTGGATTATTCTAGAACCTGGCACTTGGGTCGAATGACAATGCCTTTGACCACAAGCCCTTTCTTCCAATGATCATCACTATGTTCGTAAATTGCAAATTCTATATTTCCGGTCCTTTCTGGTGATGCTACAAACTCGCCTATTGGGATCTCTATCCATTCCCCCCTCGGCTTTCcccccaaattttcttttcgttCTTGTTTGTTTCCATCGGGTAGAATAAGTATGACATTCACTGGAACTTCCCATCCTGAAGCTTGTTCTTCCAACTTTAGCACAAATGCTACTTCATATGTAGTTATGGCCCGTGATAGCCCTGTTATGTCAAATTTTCCACGCACATCTAGCCAACAAACTTCTATTAATTCAGCGACATCAACGGCTGTATTACTGCAACATCAGACCTTATAACAGTTAGCAAGTAAACGGTGAAAGAcatatgagtaattctatttttactcttttaattttttctctattttgggATTGACATGAAATGATTTActaatataaaaatgattttagtccagatttatgtaaatattttcctatttaataGAGCAAGCGACACAATGACATTTTTTTCTCGATGTTAAATGGTATATTGGTCAACAAAATCAATTCAAGTGGTGCTCTGCGTTTGACTTGGAGACTGGGTTAGTATAATATATTGCAACGAAGAATCTTATAGAGATTGGAAGAAATATAACAAGCATGCATGAGAGCTTAGCGCTAGGTACCTGCTTGTTTCTTCGATCTTTGACCAGCGCCAATAACGATTGTTTTCAGCCCAAGTGATTGACAAATTTTTTGCAATCACGAACCAATAATTCTGtaataacaacaaaaagtaAGATGATGGACTTCAACTATATATGCCCCCCACCccctaaaaaaaacatatatacaaataacaaatgaaaaataaaataaaacgagGCAAAGCCAAGAAATTGATAatggttttacttttattgattgAAAGTTGAAAACCTAATAATGCAAAGTTTTAGAAGAGAATAggtaatatttaaaaaaaataataaaaaatataaaaaaaaaaaaaagaaaaaagaaaaaagaaaaaaagaaaagagcaaaaATAGATATACTGAAAATGTGGACAAGTTTGCATGCGCAAGAGAGAATTGGTGCTCTCTTCGTTCATGGgaatagaaattaattttgcGTCATCCTTTTCTCAATCATAGTAAGAGAAAAACCTCTCCCAACACATTTAAATTTTGTGGTGGATTATTCTAGAACCTGGTACTTTTGCCGAATTGAAATGCCTTTGATGACAAGCCCTTTCTTCCAGCGATCGTCACTATGTTCGTAAATTGCAAATTCTATCTCTCCGGTCTTTCCTGGTGATGTGGTAAACTCGCCTGCTAGGATCTCTATCCAGTCCCCTTTCGGCTTTccttccaaattttcttttcgttCTTGTTTTTTTCCATCTGGCAGGATAAGTGTGACATTCACTGGAACTTCCCATCCAGAAGCATGTTCTTCCAACTTTATCACAAAAGCTATTTCATATGTAGTACTGGCTCGTGATAGCTTTGTTATCTCAAATTTTCCACGCACGTCTAGCCAGCAAACTTCGATTAGTTGAGCGACGTCAAAGCCTGTATTTGTGTAGCTGCAACATGAGACCTTATAACAGTTAGTAATTGAACAATAAAGGACGTATGATTAATTCCATCTTTGctctttattttgtttcctCTATATTGGGTTTgatatgaaattattaaaaaaaaaaaaagaaattcaaagtgGTTTTGGTCCAGATCTATGTTAATATTTTCCACTAATAGAGCAATCGAACCATTCACattgttttctttaggttaAGTATTATATTGGTCAACAACATCAATTCAAGTGGTGTTCTGCATTTTGCTTGGAGACTGGGTTTGGTATATTCTATTGCAAGGAAGAATTTTATTGAGAGCGGAAGAAATATAAAAAGGACTAGAGCTTAGCACTAGGTACCTGCTTGTTTCTTCAATCTTTGACCAGCGCCAATAATGATTGTTTTCTGCCCAAGCGATTGACAGATTTTTTGCAACCACAAACCAATCATtctgtaataataataataataataataataagtaaacattttttgaattgaaattaaGATGAAAATGAAATCATGCAAAGTTTTAGAAGAAAATAGGTAATACGTAccttaaagagaaaagaaaaataaacaaaagaaaataggTAATACAAATGAATTTTTCGTCATGCTTTTTCACATTCATAGCCAAAGGAAAAATCTCCCAACacatttgaattttgatgtgGATTATTCGAGAACCTGAAACTTTGGCCGAATTGCAATGCCTTTGATGACAAGCCCTTTCTTCCAGCGATCGTCACCATGTTCGTAAATTGCAAATTCTATCTCTCCGGTCCTTTCTGGTGATGCTACAAATTCACCTACTTGGATCTCTATCCATTCCCCTCTCGGCTTTCCCACCAAATTTTCTCTTCGCTTTTGTTTGTTTCCATCTGGTAGGATAAGTGTGAGATTCACCGGAACTTCCCATCCAGAAGCTTGTTCTTCCAACTTTATCACAAATGCTACTTCATATGTATTTATGTCTGGTGATGGCTTTGTTATCTCAAATTTTCCACGCACGTCTAGCCAACACACTTCTATTAATTCAGCGACATCAATGGCTGTATTACTGCAACATCAGACCTTATAACAGTTAGCAATTAATGAGTGAAAGCAATATAAGTAATTCTAtctttgttatttaatttttcatttataatagGATGACATGAAATTCTTTACTAATTTCAAAGTGGGTTTAGTGTAGGTCTATGTTAATAGTTACCTCTTTAAAAGAGCAATTGACCCAATCATATTGGTTTCTCGATGTTAGTCGTTAGACAATATATTTGTCAACAACGTCAAATCAAGTGGTTTTCTGAGTTTAGCTTGGAGACTGGCTGGGTTAGTATAATCTATTGCAACGAAGACTGTTATATCAAGAACTAGAGTTTAACGCTAGGTACCTGCTTGTTTCTGACCAGCGCCAATAACTATTGTTTTCAGCCCAAGCTATTGATAGTTTTTTTGCATTCACGAACCAATCATtctgtaataataataataataataataattatagaggAAGAtgatgcaggaaaaaaaaaaaaaaatctcccaacacttttgaatttttgtggaTTATTATAGAACCTGGTACTTGGGCCGAATTGCAATGCCTTTGATGACAAGCCCTCCCTTCCAGCGATCATCACCATGTTCGTAAATTGCAAATTCTATCTCGCCAGTCCTTTCTGGTGATGCTACAAAGTCGCCTGCTGGGATCTCTATCCACTCCCCTTTCAgcttttcctccaaattttcttttcgcTCTTGTTTGCTTCCATCTGGTAGGATAAGTGTAAAATTCACAGGAACTTCCCATCGGGAAGCTTGTTCCAACTTTATCACAAACACCACTTCATACGTAGTTTTGGCCAGTGATAGCTTTGTTATCTCAAATTTTCCACGCACGTCTAGCCAACAAACTTTTATTAGTTCAGCGACATCAAGACCTGTATTACTGCAGTAGACGTTATAACAGTTAGCAGTTGAACGGTGAAATTTATATAAGTAATTCTATCTTTGCtttctattttgggaaaaatagaTTTTGCACCCTAAatatccactcatttgcacattgaccttcaatgtttaaaaagtgacacttgacctcccaaacttctaaattgttACAATTCGACCGTTCTGACTTTTGTTTCCCCAAAATACCTTCatcccaagtttaaaaaaataattaaaatttttttaaaaaaaaattaaattaagtggtggccggccacccctgtTGGGCCCtaagggtggcttcggccaccccagaccggacacctcttaattttaaaattttttttcaaaaaacttgggatgggagcattttgggaaagaaaaaaaaagtcagaatgatcgaattgcaacaatttaaaagtttaggggagtcaagtgttattttttaaacattggaggtcaaagtgcaaatgagtggacAATTCATGAggtaaaatgaaattatttaccAATATCAAAGTGGTTTTAGTCcaaatatatgttatattttcCTCCTTAATTAATAAAGCGAACGATGCAATCATATTGCTTAATTTCTCGAGGTTAAACATGTTTAACCTCAATTAATGCAAGTGGTTCTCTGAGTTTAGCTTGGAGACTGGGttagtttattttgttgcaATAAAAAATGGTATAGAGAGTGAAAGAAATATAAGGACTAGATCTAATTAAGCACTAGGTACCTGCTTGTTTCTTCAATCCTTGACCACCGCCAATAACTGTTGTTTTCAACCCAAGCAATTGATAGTTGTTTTGCACCCACGAACTTCTGTAACAATAATAACAAAGAAGATGATGGACCCTAATTATGGAAccaaaaaaacaactaaataaataaagaacaaacgaaagaaaaaataaaacaagccaaaacgAGGAAGTTGATGAAATTTTCCTAAAATGAAGTAACATTTTGATgaattgaaagataaaaaactaataatgaaagttttagaagaaaatagtaaataagttaaaaagaaaaagcagaaacaaaagaaagaccaaaaatAGCTATAGTACTCCTTTATCTTTTCGTTTAAGAGTACTCATTTGCAGACCTGATCATTCATCATGTCCATGGAGGAGTACTGTTCatgttcttaattggcatgcaacaTTGCTTTTATAGCAAGTCAGGGTCAAAATAGTCATTTGGGCTTCTGATTTTAACAAGTATAGATTTCAGTTTTCTTTAATAAGTTAATAAATGATCCTTTttattaggggtgtcaacccggtccggttttccggtttttggccaaaaccggaaccggaaccggaaccgggaccccggttaaccggggtcccggttcccggccggttctggttttacccggtccggtaaccggtttttgaaaaaaattagtgtttggggcttattttaggtattgggcctaaaataaactcattatttttttcataagttagctcatttaaaaaaaagttaataatctttttgtctaaattaaagaggttttattgtgattgttccaaataattaaaaaataaacctaaaaaagcctaaaaatcctaaaaaatcaatgtttttgcctatatgagccttagaaataaaaaatcaaaattttaaaataccctagaaatcattttaaattagatacataaagaaaacattaaaacaataaaaagtaaaaacaagtatgtaaacaaaccaacatgcacaagaaataaataccccttattacaacaattcaaaacccaaaaaaataaaaaataaaacaagtatttaaataatctaccaatcaaaagaaatacacttacaataaaaatagtttacaaacatattacaaagacaatatatatatatatatatatattatttaataaaataagacccggttccggttttcccggtttttaccgggtgccaaaaaccgggacctGAACCGGggttctggtttttttttttggggaaccggaaccggaaccggtccccggtttcccggtttccggtTTNNNNNNNNNNNNNNNNNNNNNNNNNNNNNNNNNNNNNNNNNNNNNNNNNNNNNNNNNNNNNNNNNNNNNNNNNNNNNNNNNNNNNNNNNNNNNNNNNNNNTAATGGCTCATATATTCCGtaaggtaattttttattttatttaaaaaataaaaatatcttaaGGTAacaattaaacaataaatagATTTTGTGGACGTTATGGAAGTCGTCTTGCAGTCTCAAGTCTTACGGCTACTCAAATGTAGACTTTATCACCATGTAGAATTAGGCAAAGTCTTACGGCTACTCAAATGTAGACTTTATCACCATGTAGAATTAGGCATCTATCCAAGATACAATAAATTTCAATCCCACAACTATGAGCCTATAATAAACATAAAGagtagtttgaaaattttcttgcttTGGTTAGGGAATGTAAAATATGATAATTGAAAGAGGGGcattggagcttccctagaattttttataaagctcagtttcacatagtaactaggtaatgtggaacttagcatccatgactatctttataaaccacccactctatgtgagcttcttctcatcttctcaatatgggaccgacatgttacaaactccccctcttaaattcttgATGTCTtcgtcagggccacgtcatgctgtgctctagtaccacatgacctgacGTTATTAGGTGGATCTGacaccacttgtaacgacccaggaaaaAGTGTTTGCCACATCTGCGTTATTACTCCAAAAagactaggcaatgtgagacttagcacccaaggctatctttataaaccattcACTCTATGTGATCTTCTTCTAattttctcaatatgggaccggggtgttacactTACGGCTACTCAAAGCTAGACTCTATCACCAAGTAGAATTAGGCCTAAATCTAGAATACAATAAATGTTAACTCCATAGCACCGTGCCTAAGATGAATATAAAgagttgtttgaaaatttttttgctttggttAAGGAAGGTAAAACAGGATAATTGAAGGAGAGCCATGAGACAATCAATGGATTTTGTGGACGATGTGGAAGCCGTCTAGCATTCTTAAGGCTACTCAAAGCTTGACTCTATCACCATGTAGAGTTAGGCATAAATCTAGGatacaataaattttaattcCACAGCTACGAGGCTATGATGAACATAAagagtttgaaaattttcatccTTTGGTTAGGGAAGGTAAAAGAGGATAATTGAAGGAGAGGCATCAGAAAATCAATGGATTTTGTGGACGTTGTGGAAGATGTCTTGCAGTCTTACGGCTACTCAAAACAAGACTCAATCACCGTTTAGAATCAGGCATAGATCTAGGatacaataaattttaatcCCACAGCTATGAGCCTATGATGAACCTAAAgagttgtttgaaaattttcttgatttagTTAGGGAAGGTAAAAGAGGATAATTGAAGGAGAGGCATAAGACAATCAATGGATTTTGTGGAAGCCGTCTTGCAGTCTTATTATAACGACCTAAGAAAAAATGCTAGCAatatctgcgctattactcgaaaaggactagttaatttggagcttccctagaatttattataaaacctattttcacctaataactaggcaatgtaggATTTAGCACcaatgactatctttataaaccacccactctatgtgggcttcttcacatcttcccaatatgggactagggtgttacaaacttcccctcttaaattcctgacgtcctcgtaaGGCCACAtcatgcagtgctctagtaCCACCACTTGTAACTACCCAGGAAAAACCGCTAGCGACATCTGCGCTATTAtttcaaaaggactagtcaaattagagcttccttagaattcattataaatccCAATTTTACTGACAATGTAGGATTTAGCATCCATGACTATCTTTACAAATCACCCACTCTATGTAGGCCTgttctcatcttcctaatatgggaccAGGGTTTTACACTTACGACTACTCAAAGCTAGACTCAATCACCATGTAGAATCAGGCATAGATCTAGGatacaataaattttaattcCACAACTATGAGCCTATGATGAACATAAAgagttgtttgaaaattttttggctTTGGTTAGGGAGGTAAAAGAGGATAATTAAAGGAGACGCATGAGACAATCAATGGATTTTGTGGACGTTGTGGAAGCCGTCTAGCAAGCTTACGGCTACCCAATGCTAGACTCTATCACCATGTAGAATCAGGCATAGATCTAGGATACAATAAATTATAATCCCACAGCTACGAGCCTATGATGAACATAAAGAGTTGTTCGAAAATTTTCTTGCTTTGGTTAGGGAAGGTAAAAGAGGATAATTGAAAGAGAGGCATGAGACAATCAATGGATTTTGCGGATGCTATGAAAGCCGTCTTGCAGTCTTATGGCTACTCAAAGCTAGACTCTATCACCATGTAGCATCAGCCATAGATCTAAGatacaataaattttaatcCCACAGCTATGAGCGTATGATGAACATAAAGAGTTGTTTGAAAAATTTGTTGCTTtggttaggaaaaaaaaagaaaagaagaggataATTGAAGGAGAGGCATGAGACAATCAATGGATTTTTTGGACGTTGTAGAAGTTGTCTTGCAGTCTTATGAATACTCAAAGCCAGACTATATCACCATGTAGAATCAGGCATAGATCTAAGatacaataaattttaatcCCACAACTATGAGCCTATGATGAATATAAAgagttgtttgaaaattttcttgcttTGGTTAGGGAAGGTTAAAGAGGTTAATAGAAGGAGGTTAATAGAAGGTTAAAGAGGTTAAAGAGGTTAATAGTGGACGTTGTGGAAGTCATCTTGCTGTGTGACGGCTACTCAAAGCTAGACCCTATCACCATGTAGAATCAGGCATAGATCTATAAATTTTAATCCCACATCTATGAGCCTAAGATGAACATAATgagttgtttgaaaattttctccCTTCGGTTAGGAAAGGTAAAAGGGCATAATTGAAGGAGACGCATGAGATAATCAACGGATTTTGTGGATGTTGTGGAAACCGTCATGCAGTCTTATGGCTACTCAAAGCTAGACTCTATCACCTTGTAGAATAAGGCATAGATCTAGGatacaataaattttaatcCCACAGCTATGAGCATATGATGAACATAAAGAGATGTCTGAAAAGTTTCTTGCTTTGGTTAGGGAACGTAAAAAAGGATAATTGATGGAGGGGCAGGACACAATCAATGGATTTTGTAGACGTTGTGAAAGTCGTCTTGCTGTATGACGGCTACTCAAAGCTAGACTCTATCACTATGTAGAATTAGGCATAGATCTAGGatacaataaattttaatcCCACAGCTATAAGCCTATGGTGAACATAAAAAGTTGTTTGCATTGGTTAGGGAAGGTAAAAGAGGATAATTGAAGAAGAGGCATGAGAAAATTAATGGATTTTGTGGACGTTGACGAAGATGTCTTGCGGTATTACGGCTACTCAAAGCTAGACTCTATCACCATTTAGAATCAGGCATAGATCTAGGatacaataaattttaatcCCATAGCTATGAGCCTATGATGAACATAAAgagttgtttgaaaattttcttgatttagTTAGGGAAGGTAAAATAGGATAATTGAAGGAGAGGCATGAGACAATCAATGGATTTTGTGGAAGCCGTCTTGCAGTCTTattgtaacgacctaggaaaaAACGCTAGCAatatctgcgctattactctaaaaggactagttaatttggagcttccctagaatttaTTGTAAGacccaatttcacctagtaactaggcaatgtgggatttaGCACtaatgactatctttataagccacacactctatgtgggcttcttctcatcttcccaatatgggacgaGGGTGTTACAAACTTCCCCTCTTAAATTTCTGACGTCCTCGTAAGGCCATATTATGCAgtgctctagtaccacatgacctaaCGTTACTAGATGACTCTAAGACCACTTGTGACTACCCAGGAAAAACAGCTAGCAACATCTGCGCTATTATTCCAAAATAACTAGTCAATTTaaagcttccctagaattcattataaagcccaattttacCGGCAATGTGGAACTTAGCATTCATGACTATAAAACACCCACTCTCTGTtggctttttctcatcttcccaatatgggaccggggtttTACACTCACGACTAGTCAAAGCTAGACTCTATCANNNNNNNNNNNNNNNNNNNNNNNNNNNNNNNNNNNNNNNNNNNNNNNNNNNNNNNNNNNNNNNNNNNNNNNNNNNNNNNNNNNNNNNNNNNNNNNNNNNNGCATAGATCTAGGatacaataaattttaatcCCACAGCTATGCGCCTATGATGAACATAAAGAGATGTTTGAAAAATTTCTTGTTTTGGTTAGGGAACGTAAAAGAGGATAATTGATGGAGGGCTTTGAT from Corylus avellana chromosome ca10, CavTom2PMs-1.0 includes:
- the LOC132164299 gene encoding uncharacterized protein LOC132164299: MDMMNDQKFVGAKQLSIAWVENNSYWRWSRIEETSSNTGLDVAELIKVCWLDVRGKFEITKLSLAKTTYEVVFVIKLEQASRWEVPVNFTLILPDGSKQERKENLEEKLKGEWIEIPAGDFVASPERTGEIEFAIYEHGDDRWKGGLVIKGIAIRPKYQNDWFVNAKKLSIAWAENNSYWRWSETSSNTAIDVAELIEVCWLDVRGKFEITKPSPDINTYEVAFVIKLEEQASGWEVPVNLTLILPDGNKQKRRENLVGKPRGEWIEIQVGEFVASPERTGEIEFAIYEHGDDRWKKGLVIKGIAIRPKFQNDWFVVAKNLSIAWAENNHYWRWSKIEETSSYTNTGFDVAQLIEVCWLDVRGKFEITKLSRASTTYEIAFVIKLEEHASGWEVPVNVTLILPDGKKQERKENLEGKPKGDWIEILAGEFTTSPGKTGEIEFAIYEHSDDRWKKGLVIKGISIRQKYQNYWFVIAKNLSITWAENNRYWRWSKIEETSSNTAVDVAELIEVCWLDVRGKFDITGLSRAITTYEVAFVLKLEEQASGWEVPVNVILILPDGNKQERKENLGGKPRGEWIEIPIGEFVASPERTGNIEFAIYEHSDDHWKKGLVVKGIVIRPKCQVLE